The DNA region CCCTACCCACACCACCGAAGCGAGAAACCGCTTCGAAGTACCCCGAACCAACACGCCCAACAGCATACGGCCATAGAGTACCTCAATTGACCCCTATCCGTCGACTAAGACATGAATCTGATGCAGTTGAGGCATTGCGCGGACCAATCCGCGGCTGATTTGTGGACAGGCTGCCGGCCAGATGCTCCGTCGCCTGCGACGGACCCGGGATGGGTTCGCAGAGAATGCCGGACTGCCCCATCAGCTCACGCGTCTCGGCCATCATCGGATCATGGAACGGGCACATCGTCCCCACATGCACGACCCGGTGCCCCTTTCGCGCCTCGCGGATTAGGAGCCGCGCCGTACCCTCCATCGGCACGATATTGTCCCCCTCGCCTCCGAGGGAAACGCGCTCGGCGTCACGCCGGGCGAGCTCGAGGAGCTCCGCGCCGTGCGCTGAGCTGTGGAATATGACGTCGGCCTCCTGAAGGCGTTGCACGGCCCGAAGTGACAACAGATCTGGCGCACCTGCTGGGACACCCAGGAATGACACCGTGCGGTCCCGCGTGGCGTCCGGCGCCCCGCCGCGGGCGATTGCGTCCTTGATGGCGCGCGCGGCATGGGCCTCCGCTCCGCGGGCCCACTGCGCCATGGGCGCGCCGCCGAAGACCCAGGCCCAGAATGCCCGGCGGCCCGCACGCGGCACATGGGCCGCCACCGAGGCGCGCAGATGGCCCGCAAGCGCCGCAAGCCCGCCGAGGTTCTTCGGGAGCTGTTCCTCGAGCTTCGTCTTGATCTGCCGCGCCAGCACGGGGCCGCTGCCTTCGGTCCCGATGGCGACCACGACCGGGTCACGGTCCACGATCGATGGTGTCATGAGATCGCAAAGATGGGGTTGATCGACCACGTTCACGAGGCAGCGCGCCTCCCGTGCGATGGCATGGGCGCAGGCATCGACGGCAACGCAGCCGGACGCCACGAAGACCATGGCCGCCCCCGCAAAGAGATCCGCGTCGAGCGGGCCGTCATGATGGACAGCCTTGCCCGCGGCCACGCGCGCGCGAAGCTCGTCATCCAGCTCCGGCGCGGCGAGCACGATCTCCGCGTCGGTCTTGCCGATGAGGCGCCCCTTCTGCGCGGCCTGCTCGCCACCGCCGACGATGACGACCCGGCGCCCGGTCGTCCGGATGAACATGGGAAAGGCTTTCATGGGCGGACCTCAATCAGCGGTTTGCGGTGACTTGGCGGCTGCGAGGAGCGCGGCGATCTCCGGCCGGCAGGAGCCGCAATTCGTCCCGGCCTTGAGGGCGCGGCCCACCGCGTCGACGGTCGTCAACGCGTCTGCGTCCACCGCGCGCATGATGGCCTTCACCCCCACTCCGAAGCAGGAGCACAGTAGCGGCCCCGGATCGGGGAGATCTTCGGATGCGCGCCCGAGAAGGACACCTTTCGGATCCTGCCCCACCCGGGTCGCGAGGTAATCCCGCATGACCGCGACGGGCTCTGAGGCGATGAAGAGCGCGGCCTCGAGACGACCTCGGGCATGGAAGGCCAGCCGCACCATGCCGCGCGCCCGGTCCGTGACCGAGGTCACCGCCGCGTCGGGCAGATCGAACATGGCCCGGGCCCGGGCCTCCCAATCCCCGTGCGCGTCAGACCCGGCGAGCTCGAGGCGAAAGCCCGCATTCGTGCGGGCGAGGGCCCAGTATTCGCTATCCGGCACAGGGCGCGCGCGGCTCACGGCGAAGCCGTACCAGGCCGCGGCATAGCGCGCGACGGAGACGACGGCGGCCTTGCTCTCCGGCTGGCCGGAGACAGGGTCCACATGGCCAGCGACAAGATCGTCGATGCGCCCGGACGGCGCGGTATCGCCCGCCCAATGCATGGGCGCGAAGACCTGCCCGGGGCTCACATCCTCGGTGATCCGCGCGCGGAGGATGGCCTGCCCCGCGGGGCTCTGCACCTCCACAAGATCTGAGGCCGCGATGGCATAGCGGCGCGCATCCTCGGGATGCAGATCGAGGAAAGGCTCGGCCAGATGCGCCGAGAGCCGCGCCGAGAGCGCGGTGCGCGTCATGGTGTGCCACTGGTCACGAATACGCCCGGTATTCAGGCGCAGCGGATAGCGCGGCGCGCGCCGTGCGGCGGGTGGACGCCATGACACCGGGAGGAGCTTCGCCTTCCCGTCCGCGTGAAAGAAGCCGCCATCTGCAAAGAAGCGCCCCCCTTGCCGCGCGGCGGTCACCGGCCAGCGCGTGGGGGCGAGGCGGTCGTAGGCCTCATCGCTGAGCCCGGCGAGGCCGGATATGTCGAAGTCCTTGCCGAAGCGGCCCGCAATCCCGGAAAGCGCCGCATGCTCGCGAAAGATCTCGCCCGGGCCGGTGTAGCTGAACGCATCAACCCATCCCATGCGCCGCCCCACCTCCGCGAGGATCTCCCAGTCGGCCTTCGCTCCCGCGAACGGCGGCAGCACCGCGCGTTGGCGGCTGATGGTCCGGTCTGAATTCGTGACGGTCCCCTCCTTCTCCGCCCAGGCGGCGGCGGGAAGGAGGACGTGGGCGAGGCGCGCGGTATCCGTGCGGCCGGTGATGTCGCTCACCACGACGAAATCGCAGCCCGCGATGGCGGCCCGGACGGCGGCGGCCTCAGGCATGCTCACGGCGGGGTTCGTGTGGATGATCCAGAGCGCCTTGATCCGGCCCTCCCCGACGGCGCGAAACATGTCCACGGCCTTGAGCCCCTGCGCCTCGGGCATGCGTCGGGCGCTCCAATGGGCCTGCACGGCCGCGCTGTGATCGGCGTTCTCGATGTCCAGATGGCAGGCGAGCATATTGGCCAGCCCGCCCACCTCGCGCCCGCCCATAGCGTTGGGCTGCCCGGTGACGGAGAACGGCCCAGCGCCCGGCGTTCCGATGCGCCCGGTGGCCAAGTGGCAATTAAGGATCGCGTTGACCTTGTCCGCGCCCGAGGTGGACTGGTTCACGCCCTGCGAGAACACGGTCACGACCCGCGGCGTCCCGATCCAGAGATCGCAGAACGCCTCCATCTCGGCTTCACTGAGGCCGGTGACGCGCGCATCGTCGGCGCGTGCGGCCTCGATCGCCGCACCAAGGCCCGCGGTGTGGCGCTGGTAGGCACTATCCACAGCGTCGTCCGAGGCGATGCGCGCGAGCAGCCGGTTGAAGAGCGCCACGTCCGAGCCCGGCGCGAGCTTGAGATGCATGTCCGCGCCATCGCAGGACGCCGTGCGGCGCGGGTCGATGACGACGATCTTGGTGCCGCGCTGCTGCCGCGCGGCGAGGACGAGCTGGTGCAGGATCGGATGACACCAGGCGAGGTTCGAGCCGACAAGCACCACGAGGTCGGCCTCGTCGAGATCCTCGTAGGTCCCGGGCACCGTGTCCGTGCCGAAGGCGCGCTTGTGGCCGGCCACTGTGGAGGCCATGCACAGCCTGGAATTGGTGTCGATATTCGCGGTCCCGATGAAGCCTTTGATGAGCTTGTTGGCGACGTAGTAATCCTCCGTCAGGAGCTGGCCCGAGACGTAGAAGGCGCAGGCATCGGGGCCGTGCGTGTCGATTGTCTCGCGGAACCGATCGGCGACCAGATCAAGCGCCGTGTCCCAGCTCGCCGCCGCGCCATGGACCCGCGGCGTGCGGAGGCGGTATCCTTGGTTGAGCGCATCGCCCACCGTCTCGTCGAGGTTGGAGCCCTTCGAGCAGAGCTTGCCGCGGTTGGCTGGGTGCTCGGGATCGCCGCGGACAGTGAGCCCGCCCGCCCCGTCGGGCGACAAGAGAACACCGCACCCAACCCCGCAATAGGGGCAGGTGGAGCGTGTCGTGGGGAGCGCGGAGCCGTCCATCATGCCGCGAGGCTGCAGCGTGGCATCGGCACGGGCTCGTGGGCCGGGCCGAAGAGCAACGTGTCGCGCAGGCCGCTCACGTCCGCGCCGCTTTGAATGAGGTCGAAATACCAGGCGCCGTCTGCGGTATCGCCGTAGATCACGGCGCCCACGAGGCGATCCCCCTCGAGGATCAGGCGCTTGTAGGTGCCTCCCGCCCGGTCATGGAAGAGAAGGTCTTCACGCCCGTCTGCCTCGGCGAAATCGCCCGCGGAGAAGAGATCGCACCCGGTGACTTTGAGCTTGGTGGCGAGGCTTTTTTGGACAAAGGCCGAAGGCCGCCCGAGCAGCGTGTCCGCCAGCGCGCGCGCCTGATCATAGAGCGGCGCCACAAGGCCGAAGAGCGCGCCGCGATGCTCCGTGCATTCGCCGAGCGCAAAGATGCTTGGATCGGAGGTCCTGAGGTGATCGTCCACAACGATGCCGCGGGCCACGTCGAGGCCTGCCTCGCTTGCAAGCTGCGTGGCGGGCCGGATGCCCACGGCCATGCAGAGGAGATCGCAGGGAATGCGGCGACCGTCTTTGAGCCGGAGCGCCTCCACGCGGCCCTGCCCTTCGATGGCCTCGGAGTGCGCGCCGAGGAGGATGCGGATGCCGCGGGCCTCGAGAGAGGACTTGAGGAGCGCCGCGGCCTCGGCGTCGAGTTGGCGCTCCATCAGGTGATCCATGAGATGCACGACCGTAACGCGGATACCGCGCGCGGCCATGCCCGCGGCCGCCTCGAGCCCCAGAAGCCCGCCGCCGATGACGACCGCCTCGCGCCCGGGAGACAGCGCCATCATCTGCTCGGTATCCTCGAGGTCGCGATAGGGGATCACCCCCGGCAGATCGTGCCCGGGCAGTGGGATCATGAAGGGCGTGGAGCCCGTGGCGATGACGAGCCTGTCGTAGGGCACCGGGCCGCGCGGACCGTGGACGATGCGCGCGGCCCGGTCGATCCGGGTGACCGGCTCTCCGAGCCGCGCGGTGATCCCATGGGCGGCGTACCAGGCATCGTCATGGGTGACGGTCTTCTCATAGGTCGTCTCCCCCGCCAGGACGGGAGAGAGCATGAGGCGGTTGTAAGTCCCGCG from Pseudomonadota bacterium includes:
- a CDS encoding FAD-dependent oxidoreductase is translated as MTRLVIIGAGMAAGRLLEHLVAEAAPYEITLFNAEPRGTYNRLMLSPVLAGETTYEKTVTHDDAWYAAHGITARLGEPVTRIDRAARIVHGPRGPVPYDRLVIATGSTPFMIPLPGHDLPGVIPYRDLEDTEQMMALSPGREAVVIGGGLLGLEAAAGMAARGIRVTVVHLMDHLMERQLDAEAAALLKSSLEARGIRILLGAHSEAIEGQGRVEALRLKDGRRIPCDLLCMAVGIRPATQLASEAGLDVARGIVVDDHLRTSDPSIFALGECTEHRGALFGLVAPLYDQARALADTLLGRPSAFVQKSLATKLKVTGCDLFSAGDFAEADGREDLLFHDRAGGTYKRLILEGDRLVGAVIYGDTADGAWYFDLIQSGADVSGLRDTLLFGPAHEPVPMPRCSLAA
- a CDS encoding NAD(P)-dependent oxidoreductase codes for the protein MKAFPMFIRTTGRRVVIVGGGEQAAQKGRLIGKTDAEIVLAAPELDDELRARVAAGKAVHHDGPLDADLFAGAAMVFVASGCVAVDACAHAIAREARCLVNVVDQPHLCDLMTPSIVDRDPVVVAIGTEGSGPVLARQIKTKLEEQLPKNLGGLAALAGHLRASVAAHVPRAGRRAFWAWVFGGAPMAQWARGAEAHAARAIKDAIARGGAPDATRDRTVSFLGVPAGAPDLLSLRAVQRLQEADVIFHSSAHGAELLELARRDAERVSLGGEGDNIVPMEGTARLLIREARKGHRVVHVGTMCPFHDPMMAETRELMGQSGILCEPIPGPSQATEHLAGSLSTNQPRIGPRNASTASDSCLSRRIGVN
- a CDS encoding nitrate reductase codes for the protein MDGSALPTTRSTCPYCGVGCGVLLSPDGAGGLTVRGDPEHPANRGKLCSKGSNLDETVGDALNQGYRLRTPRVHGAAASWDTALDLVADRFRETIDTHGPDACAFYVSGQLLTEDYYVANKLIKGFIGTANIDTNSRLCMASTVAGHKRAFGTDTVPGTYEDLDEADLVVLVGSNLAWCHPILHQLVLAARQQRGTKIVVIDPRRTASCDGADMHLKLAPGSDVALFNRLLARIASDDAVDSAYQRHTAGLGAAIEAARADDARVTGLSEAEMEAFCDLWIGTPRVVTVFSQGVNQSTSGADKVNAILNCHLATGRIGTPGAGPFSVTGQPNAMGGREVGGLANMLACHLDIENADHSAAVQAHWSARRMPEAQGLKAVDMFRAVGEGRIKALWIIHTNPAVSMPEAAAVRAAIAGCDFVVVSDITGRTDTARLAHVLLPAAAWAEKEGTVTNSDRTISRQRAVLPPFAGAKADWEILAEVGRRMGWVDAFSYTGPGEIFREHAALSGIAGRFGKDFDISGLAGLSDEAYDRLAPTRWPVTAARQGGRFFADGGFFHADGKAKLLPVSWRPPAARRAPRYPLRLNTGRIRDQWHTMTRTALSARLSAHLAEPFLDLHPEDARRYAIAASDLVEVQSPAGQAILRARITEDVSPGQVFAPMHWAGDTAPSGRIDDLVAGHVDPVSGQPESKAAVVSVARYAAAWYGFAVSRARPVPDSEYWALARTNAGFRLELAGSDAHGDWEARARAMFDLPDAAVTSVTDRARGMVRLAFHARGRLEAALFIASEPVAVMRDYLATRVGQDPKGVLLGRASEDLPDPGPLLCSCFGVGVKAIMRAVDADALTTVDAVGRALKAGTNCGSCRPEIAALLAAAKSPQTAD